The following coding sequences lie in one Saccharopolyspora hordei genomic window:
- a CDS encoding site-2 protease family protein, whose product MPPTASPPARPKFNDGGLLLCRVAGVPVLLSPSWWLGAALIVLLYTPLVGRILPGAGVWECAVLAAVFTVFLGVSVLLHELGHCLVALRLGLPVRRVRLFLLGGLTEISRTPPTPVQEGLIAAAGPAVSLALAAAAGVGWFAMVPGGAVWLLVVQTCVANLAVAVFNLLPGLPLDGGRMLRALTWRITGRRGSGTTAGVVGAGAVAAALIAWALLGLVQDTQDQWLRLGVCVLMAWFVVAGANAERRADRGRSWPPGLTLRELVRPVLQLPAESPVGDALVAAAGRGVVLVRADGIAVGLLDQTAAERLATHAPHEPAERAAEPVDPDTILLDSEPHEAILERVQNVLAWQFLVIDEEGRPSGVLRREDLRAALRARRS is encoded by the coding sequence ATGCCACCGACCGCGTCCCCGCCTGCTCGGCCGAAGTTCAACGACGGTGGACTGCTGCTGTGCCGGGTGGCCGGCGTGCCCGTGCTGCTCTCGCCGTCCTGGTGGCTGGGGGCGGCGCTGATCGTGCTGCTCTACACCCCGCTGGTCGGCCGGATCCTGCCCGGAGCCGGGGTCTGGGAGTGCGCGGTGCTCGCCGCGGTGTTCACCGTCTTCCTCGGCGTCTCGGTGCTGCTGCACGAGCTGGGGCACTGCCTGGTCGCGCTGCGGCTCGGCCTGCCGGTGCGCCGGGTGCGGTTGTTCCTGCTCGGGGGCTTGACCGAGATCTCCCGCACCCCGCCGACACCGGTCCAGGAGGGGCTCATCGCGGCCGCCGGGCCCGCGGTGTCGCTGGCGCTCGCGGCGGCCGCCGGGGTCGGCTGGTTCGCGATGGTGCCGGGCGGGGCGGTCTGGCTGCTGGTGGTGCAGACCTGCGTGGCGAACCTCGCGGTCGCGGTGTTCAACCTGCTGCCCGGCCTGCCGCTCGACGGCGGCCGGATGCTGCGGGCGCTGACCTGGCGGATCACCGGCCGGCGCGGCAGCGGCACCACGGCCGGGGTGGTCGGCGCGGGCGCGGTGGCCGCGGCGCTCATCGCCTGGGCGCTGCTGGGGCTGGTGCAGGACACCCAGGACCAGTGGCTGCGGCTGGGCGTGTGCGTGCTCATGGCCTGGTTCGTGGTGGCGGGCGCCAACGCGGAGCGGCGCGCCGACCGGGGCCGCAGCTGGCCGCCCGGGCTGACGCTGCGCGAGCTCGTGCGCCCGGTCCTGCAGCTGCCTGCGGAGAGCCCGGTGGGCGACGCCCTGGTGGCCGCGGCCGGGCGCGGGGTCGTGCTGGTGCGCGCCGACGGCATCGCGGTGGGCCTGCTGGACCAGACCGCGGCCGAGCGGCTGGCCACCCACGCGCCGCACGAGCCCGCCGAGCGGGCCGCCGAGCCGGTCGACCCGGACACGATCCTGCTGGACAGCGAACCGCACGAGGCGATCCTGGAGCGGGTGCAGAACGTGCTGGCCTGGCAGTTCCTGGTGATCGACGAGGAGGGCCGCCCCAGCGGTGTGCTGCGCCGCGAGGACCTCCGCGCCGCCCTGCGCGCCCGCCGCAGCTGA
- a CDS encoding HAD family phosphatase → MTRDAGPTAPAAVLFDMDGTLVDSEKLWTIALDDYAAHRGGALSDATRESMVGSNMTRSMKLLLADVGIPPTEAEVDAAAEWVAGRMAQLFAQGLPWRPGAPEALREARALGVPVALVTSTIRSLTEMALDTLGRDTFDVTVCGDEVDGRNKPDPEPYLKAARLLGVDPAACVAVEDSPTGVASAEAAGCLVVAVPCEVPLAPGPNRVLHESLHEVDFAALGELFARAA, encoded by the coding sequence GTGACCCGCGACGCCGGCCCGACCGCGCCCGCCGCCGTCCTGTTCGACATGGACGGGACCCTCGTCGACTCCGAGAAGCTGTGGACGATCGCGCTGGACGACTACGCGGCCCATCGCGGGGGCGCGCTCTCCGACGCCACCCGGGAGTCCATGGTCGGCTCGAACATGACCCGCAGCATGAAGCTGCTGCTGGCCGACGTCGGGATCCCGCCCACCGAGGCCGAGGTCGACGCGGCCGCGGAGTGGGTGGCCGGCCGGATGGCGCAGCTGTTCGCGCAGGGGCTGCCGTGGCGGCCGGGCGCCCCGGAGGCGCTGCGCGAGGCCCGTGCGCTCGGCGTGCCGGTCGCGCTGGTGACCTCCACGATCCGCTCGCTCACCGAGATGGCGCTGGACACCCTGGGGCGGGACACCTTCGACGTCACCGTCTGCGGCGACGAGGTCGACGGCCGCAACAAGCCCGACCCCGAGCCCTACCTCAAGGCCGCGCGGCTGCTGGGCGTGGACCCGGCCGCCTGCGTCGCGGTCGAGGACTCGCCGACCGGGGTGGCGAGCGCGGAAGCCGCCGGCTGCCTGGTGGTCGCGGTCCCGTGCGAGGTGCCGCTGGCCCCCGGCCCGAACCGGGTGCTGCACGAGTCGCTGCACGAGGTCGACTTCGCCGCGCTCGGCGAGCTGTTCGCCCGCGCCGCGTGA
- a CDS encoding lysylphosphatidylglycerol synthase domain-containing protein: protein MSIGRRPRDLAQLGLVGGLLALSALLVLVPANPVEVAIHGQLGRIPAASDPVWVVLSWCGSWAGIAAVTAAAAYAGWIRVALLCASAGAVTWALALFMHQALGLHQVSSAGPPGGYAFPSDEVAVVAVLTVVAAPYLGGWAKYAGWGLTALVGVAVVHLGGHLPLAAVGGALLGWGVGTLFHVVWGAPDRRVSEVIIRDELEQAGLRPVSIAALRHRFLEPREFAVRTADGATLRVKVVRRMSRRAGAGYKLKRLLAVLDVQDEPQLSTPHHEVEHEAYVTLLAERAGVRTPQVVLACDVEHAPALLVVRQVPGRRLSAMRASEVDDELLAEVWAQVAALVRARIAHHDLRAKNFLVDPENRPWLLSFTFSVAGAGPARCARDLAEALVSVAAVVGVERAVSSAIRALPTEQLEGALRNLLPMALPRRIRAQTENSRFLVANSRFLVAEVREALADGLGLPIPGFRSPVRPITVIGLLLIGAAVYLLLPELSSMDEVLRAARDANWFWLVVAVLTGFAAVVLSSVSVQGSSTIPLPFWRTLAVQVAAAFTGRTTPGGAGFFGINVVYMERLGLRRPLAVGVTLLNQAGTGAVAFVVAVIGVFAVGLSGTFTHLSLPTGWPVLVGTVVVLVAAGAVLASPFGRRRLVAPSLEVGRELLEVLRHPVRALQLFGGALGYLVVSGLGLAASLAALHPDVAWVAVTVVFIIGNTLGHLVPSPGGLGAVEAVLIAGLGAMGVPATAAVTAVLLSRLLTYWLPVLPGIAMFRYLQHKGVI, encoded by the coding sequence TTGTCGATCGGACGGCGGCCGCGGGACCTGGCGCAGCTCGGCCTGGTCGGCGGGCTGCTGGCGCTGAGCGCGCTGCTCGTGCTGGTGCCGGCCAACCCGGTGGAGGTGGCGATCCACGGCCAGCTGGGCCGGATCCCGGCGGCGTCCGACCCGGTGTGGGTGGTGCTGAGCTGGTGCGGTTCGTGGGCCGGCATCGCCGCGGTGACCGCGGCGGCGGCCTACGCCGGCTGGATCCGGGTGGCGCTGCTGTGCGCGTCCGCGGGAGCGGTGACCTGGGCGCTCGCGCTGTTCATGCACCAGGCGCTCGGGCTGCACCAGGTCTCCTCGGCCGGTCCGCCCGGCGGCTACGCGTTCCCGTCCGACGAGGTGGCCGTCGTGGCGGTGCTGACCGTGGTCGCCGCGCCCTACCTGGGCGGGTGGGCCAAGTACGCCGGGTGGGGGCTGACCGCACTGGTCGGCGTCGCCGTGGTGCACCTGGGCGGGCACCTGCCGCTGGCGGCGGTGGGCGGGGCGCTGCTCGGCTGGGGCGTCGGGACGCTGTTCCACGTGGTCTGGGGCGCCCCGGACCGGCGGGTGTCCGAGGTGATCATCCGCGACGAGCTGGAGCAGGCCGGGCTGCGGCCGGTGTCGATCGCGGCGCTGCGGCACCGGTTCCTGGAGCCGCGGGAGTTCGCGGTGCGCACCGCCGACGGCGCGACGCTGCGGGTCAAGGTGGTGCGGCGGATGAGCCGCCGCGCCGGCGCCGGGTACAAGCTCAAGCGCCTGCTCGCGGTGCTCGACGTGCAGGACGAGCCGCAGCTGTCCACCCCGCACCACGAGGTCGAGCACGAGGCCTACGTGACGCTGCTGGCCGAGCGCGCCGGGGTGCGCACCCCGCAGGTGGTGCTGGCCTGCGACGTCGAGCACGCGCCCGCGCTGCTGGTGGTGCGCCAGGTGCCGGGGCGGCGGCTGTCGGCGATGCGCGCCTCCGAGGTCGACGACGAGCTGCTGGCCGAGGTCTGGGCGCAGGTGGCCGCGCTGGTCCGGGCCCGCATCGCCCACCACGACCTGCGCGCGAAGAACTTCCTGGTCGACCCGGAGAACCGGCCGTGGCTGCTCAGCTTCACCTTCAGCGTCGCCGGGGCCGGCCCGGCGCGCTGTGCCCGGGACCTGGCCGAGGCGCTGGTGTCGGTCGCGGCGGTGGTGGGGGTGGAGCGCGCCGTGAGCTCGGCGATCCGCGCCCTGCCGACCGAGCAGCTGGAGGGGGCGCTGCGCAACCTGCTGCCGATGGCCCTGCCCCGGCGGATCCGCGCGCAGACGGAGAACAGCCGGTTCCTGGTGGCGAACAGCCGGTTCCTGGTGGCCGAGGTGCGGGAGGCGCTGGCCGACGGGCTCGGGCTGCCGATCCCGGGGTTCCGCTCGCCGGTCCGGCCGATCACCGTGATCGGGCTGCTGCTCATCGGTGCCGCCGTCTACCTGCTGCTGCCGGAGCTGTCGAGCATGGACGAGGTGCTCCGGGCGGCGCGGGACGCGAACTGGTTCTGGCTGGTCGTGGCGGTGCTCACCGGGTTCGCCGCGGTGGTGCTGTCGTCGGTCTCGGTGCAGGGCTCCAGCACGATCCCGCTGCCGTTCTGGCGGACCCTGGCGGTGCAGGTGGCCGCCGCGTTCACCGGCCGCACCACGCCCGGCGGCGCGGGGTTCTTCGGGATCAACGTGGTCTACATGGAGCGGCTGGGGCTGCGCCGGCCGCTGGCGGTCGGGGTGACGCTGCTCAACCAGGCCGGCACCGGGGCGGTGGCGTTCGTGGTGGCCGTGATCGGGGTGTTCGCGGTCGGCCTGTCCGGCACGTTCACCCACCTGTCCCTCCCGACCGGCTGGCCGGTGCTGGTGGGGACGGTCGTGGTGCTGGTGGCCGCGGGCGCGGTCCTCGCCTCGCCGTTCGGGCGGCGGCGGCTCGTGGCGCCCTCGCTCGAGGTCGGCCGGGAGCTGCTGGAGGTGCTGCGGCACCCGGTCCGCGCGCTGCAGCTGTTCGGCGGGGCGCTGGGCTACCTGGTGGTGTCGGGCCTGGGGCTGGCGGCGTCGCTGGCCGCGCTGCACCCGGACGTGGCGTGGGTGGCGGTGACGGTGGTGTTCATCATCGGCAACACGCTCGGTCACCTGGTGCCCTCGCCGGGCGGGCTGGGCGCGGTGGAGGCCGTGCTGATCGCGGGGCTGGGCGCGATGGGCGTCCCGGCGACGGCGGCGGTGACCGCGGTGCTGCTCTCCCGCCTGCTGACCTACTGGCTGCCGGTCCTGCCCGGCATCGCGATGTTCCGCTACCTGCAGCACAAGGGCGTCATCTGA
- a CDS encoding tRNA (adenine-N1)-methyltransferase: MSSTVSGEFRPGDRVQLTDPKGRKYTVVLEPGGEYHTHRGALAHDDLIGKPEGSVVTSAGGTSFLALRPLLADYVLSMPRGAQVIYPKDAAQILMWGDIRPGARVLEAGAGSGALSCSLLRAVGPEGSVTSYEVREDHAEHAERNVKRFFGEKPDNWSLHLGDVQDYDGEPVDRVVLDMLSPWEVLDTVRDKLVPGGVLVVYVATTTQLSRITEAIREQQNWTEPQAWETLVRPWHVVGMAVRPEHRMVAHTAFLLTARRLADGVTPPRVQRRPSRG; encoded by the coding sequence TTGAGCAGCACCGTCAGCGGTGAGTTCCGACCCGGAGACCGGGTGCAGTTGACCGACCCCAAGGGGCGGAAGTACACGGTCGTGCTGGAGCCGGGAGGGGAGTACCACACGCACCGCGGCGCGCTCGCGCACGATGACCTGATCGGCAAGCCCGAGGGGTCGGTGGTGACCTCGGCCGGCGGCACGTCGTTCCTGGCCCTGCGCCCGCTGCTGGCCGACTACGTGCTGTCGATGCCGCGCGGTGCCCAGGTCATCTACCCCAAGGACGCCGCCCAGATCCTCATGTGGGGCGACATCCGGCCGGGCGCGCGGGTGCTGGAGGCCGGGGCGGGCTCCGGCGCGCTGAGCTGCTCGCTGCTGCGCGCGGTGGGCCCCGAGGGCAGCGTCACCTCCTACGAGGTCCGCGAGGACCACGCCGAGCACGCCGAGCGCAACGTCAAGCGCTTCTTCGGCGAGAAGCCGGACAACTGGTCGCTGCACCTGGGCGACGTCCAGGACTACGACGGCGAGCCGGTCGACCGCGTGGTGCTGGACATGCTCTCGCCCTGGGAGGTGCTGGACACGGTCCGCGACAAGCTGGTGCCGGGCGGCGTGCTGGTGGTCTACGTGGCCACCACGACACAGCTCTCCCGCATCACGGAAGCCATCCGCGAGCAGCAGAACTGGACCGAGCCCCAGGCCTGGGAGACCCTGGTGCGCCCGTGGCACGTGGTGGGCATGGCGGTCCGCCCGGAGCACCGCATGGTGGCGCACACGGCCTTCCTGCTGACCGCCCGCCGCCTCGCCGACGGGGTGACCCCGCCGCGGGTCCAGCGCCGCCCCAGCAGGGGCTGA
- a CDS encoding homoserine dehydrogenase produces the protein MLDVPIVLAGYGPVGREYAELVHRERAQWRDRYGVDLRVVAVRGRDTQAEVGAAVPPRVQWTAAEPLTDLLARTGARVLAQAVPSDGSDRPARDALAALGHGAHVVTATKSHLLTHWRQLDEAARRAGRSVRISGATGAAMPAGDLARSVLRGFDVDAVHGCLNGTATFVLDQLAEGVALEAAVAEAQRRGIAEADPAADLSGADAATKLRLVTGLLWGWDPADVRVELEPVRAARADPGHRLRQVAGARRDDPGVVRVEVRPEPVGSPLGALTGPEKAVRYDCGDAGSVTVSGGRSSPRGAARAMVKDTIGAVLEATAGLR, from the coding sequence ATGCTCGACGTCCCGATCGTGCTGGCCGGGTACGGCCCGGTCGGCCGGGAGTACGCCGAGCTGGTGCACCGCGAGCGCGCGCAGTGGCGCGACCGGTACGGCGTGGACCTGCGCGTGGTCGCCGTCCGTGGGCGTGACACCCAGGCGGAGGTCGGTGCCGCGGTGCCGCCCCGCGTCCAGTGGACCGCGGCCGAACCGCTCACCGACCTGCTCGCCCGCACCGGTGCGCGCGTGCTGGCCCAGGCCGTGCCCTCCGACGGCAGCGACCGGCCGGCGCGCGACGCGCTGGCGGCGCTCGGGCACGGTGCGCACGTCGTCACCGCCACCAAGTCGCACCTGCTCACGCACTGGCGGCAGCTCGACGAGGCAGCGCGCCGGGCCGGGCGGTCGGTGCGGATCTCCGGAGCGACCGGTGCGGCGATGCCCGCCGGCGACCTGGCGCGCTCGGTGCTGCGCGGCTTCGACGTCGACGCCGTGCACGGCTGCCTCAACGGCACGGCCACCTTCGTGCTCGACCAGCTCGCGGAGGGGGTCGCGCTGGAAGCCGCCGTCGCCGAGGCGCAGCGGCGCGGCATCGCCGAGGCCGACCCGGCCGCCGACCTCTCCGGCGCGGACGCCGCGACCAAGTTGCGCCTGGTCACCGGTCTGCTGTGGGGGTGGGACCCGGCGGACGTGCGGGTCGAGCTGGAGCCGGTCCGCGCGGCGCGCGCCGACCCCGGGCACCGGCTCCGGCAGGTCGCCGGCGCCCGCCGCGACGACCCGGGCGTGGTCCGGGTCGAGGTGCGCCCCGAACCCGTCGGCAGCCCGCTCGGCGCGCTGACCGGACCGGAGAAGGCGGTGCGCTACGACTGCGGTGACGCCGGGTCGGTCACCGTTTCCGGTGGGCGGTCCAGCCCGCGCGGCGCCGCCCGCGCGATGGTGAAGGACACCATCGGCGCGGTGCTCGAGGCCACGGCGGGCCTGCGGTGA
- the arc gene encoding proteasome ATPase translates to MQHDRPGSRPEEGGEQHSRGNAELRNQIRLLEDEVALLRRRLNETPQQARLLEKRLAEASERVSQLTERNAKLTETLKEARSQLTALREEVDRLAQPPSGYGVFLHRFEDGTVDVFTSGRKMRVAVSPNVDTEELRLGQSVRLNEALTVVEAGSFEQTGEVCTFRELLAGEPGETPRALVLGHTDEERVVWVTEPLASSGLKAGDSVLVDSKAGYAYGVVPKAEVEDLVLEEVPDVGYEDIGGLSGQIEQIRDAVELPFLHSDLYVQYKLRPPKGVLLYGPPGCGKTLIAKAVANSLAKKVAAARGDDDGQAKSYFLNIKGPELLNKFVGETERHIRLIFQRAREKASEGTPVIVFFDEMDSIFRTRGSGVSSDVETTIVPQLLSEIDGVEGLENVIVIGASNREDMIDPAILRPGRLDVKIKIERPDAESAKDIFSKYLTGDLPIHEEDLKEFGGDKAACVEAMIQTTVERMYAETEENRFLEVTYANGDKEVLYFKDFNSGAMIQNIVDRAKKAAIKAVLDTGQPGLRVQHLQDAIIDEFAENEDLPNTTNPDDWARISGKKGERIVYIRTLVSGKNQESGRAIDTATNTGQYL, encoded by the coding sequence ATGCAGCACGACCGTCCCGGCAGCCGGCCAGAGGAGGGCGGCGAGCAGCACAGCCGTGGCAACGCAGAGCTCCGCAACCAGATCCGTCTCCTGGAGGACGAGGTCGCTCTGCTGCGCCGCAGGCTGAACGAGACGCCCCAACAGGCACGGTTGCTGGAAAAGCGGCTGGCCGAGGCATCCGAGAGAGTGAGTCAGCTCACCGAACGGAACGCCAAGCTCACCGAGACCCTGAAGGAAGCGCGGAGCCAACTGACGGCCCTGCGCGAAGAAGTCGACCGCCTCGCCCAGCCGCCGAGCGGCTACGGGGTGTTCCTGCACCGCTTCGAGGACGGCACGGTCGACGTGTTCACGTCCGGCCGCAAGATGCGGGTGGCGGTGTCGCCCAACGTCGACACGGAGGAACTGAGACTGGGCCAGTCAGTGCGCCTCAACGAGGCCCTGACCGTGGTGGAGGCTGGTTCGTTCGAGCAAACCGGTGAGGTCTGCACCTTCCGGGAGCTCCTCGCCGGCGAGCCGGGGGAGACGCCCCGGGCGCTGGTGCTGGGCCACACCGACGAGGAGCGCGTGGTGTGGGTCACCGAACCGCTGGCCTCCTCCGGGCTCAAGGCGGGCGACTCGGTGCTGGTGGACAGCAAGGCCGGGTACGCCTACGGCGTGGTGCCCAAGGCCGAGGTCGAGGACCTGGTGCTGGAAGAGGTGCCCGACGTCGGTTACGAGGACATCGGTGGCCTCTCGGGGCAGATCGAGCAGATCCGCGACGCCGTGGAGCTGCCGTTCCTGCACTCCGACCTGTACGTCCAGTACAAGCTCCGGCCCCCGAAGGGCGTCCTGCTGTACGGTCCGCCGGGCTGCGGCAAGACGTTGATCGCCAAGGCCGTGGCCAACTCGCTGGCCAAGAAGGTCGCCGCCGCCCGCGGGGACGACGACGGCCAGGCCAAGTCCTACTTCCTCAACATCAAGGGCCCCGAACTGCTGAACAAGTTCGTGGGTGAGACTGAGCGGCACATCCGGCTGATCTTCCAGCGGGCGCGGGAGAAGGCCTCCGAGGGCACGCCGGTGATCGTGTTCTTCGACGAGATGGACTCGATCTTCCGGACCCGCGGCAGCGGGGTGTCCTCCGACGTGGAGACCACCATCGTCCCGCAGCTGCTCAGCGAGATCGACGGTGTCGAGGGGTTGGAGAACGTCATCGTCATCGGCGCCTCCAACCGCGAGGACATGATCGACCCGGCGATCCTGCGGCCGGGCCGGCTGGACGTCAAGATCAAGATCGAGCGTCCGGACGCCGAGTCCGCCAAGGACATCTTCTCCAAGTACCTGACCGGGGACCTGCCGATCCACGAGGAGGACCTCAAGGAGTTCGGCGGGGACAAGGCCGCGTGCGTGGAGGCGATGATCCAGACCACGGTCGAACGGATGTACGCCGAGACCGAGGAGAACCGGTTCCTGGAGGTCACCTACGCCAACGGGGACAAGGAGGTCCTGTACTTCAAGGACTTCAACTCGGGCGCGATGATCCAGAACATCGTGGACCGGGCCAAGAAGGCGGCGATCAAGGCGGTGCTGGACACCGGTCAGCCGGGCCTGCGGGTGCAGCACCTGCAGGACGCCATCATCGACGAGTTCGCCGAGAACGAGGACCTGCCCAACACCACCAACCCGGACGACTGGGCCCGCATCTCCGGCAAGAAGGGCGAGCGGATCGTCTACATCCGCACCCTGGTCAGCGGGAAGAACCAGGAGTCCGGTCGAGCGATCGACACGGCCACCAACACCGGTCAGTACCTGTGA
- the hisG gene encoding ATP phosphoribosyltransferase, translated as MLRVAVPNKGTLAGPASEMLAEAGYRQRHEQRDLTVLDAVNDVEFFFLRPKDIAIYVGSGELDLGLTGRDLALDSGAPVEEVLALGFGGSTFRYAAPAGPREWTLADLEGKRIATSYPKLVADDLARHGVRAEVIRLDGAVEISIQLGVADAIADVVGSGRTLRQHGLTAFGEPICKSEAVVIERRGSDQQQAKDQLIARLQGVVFAQQYVMLDYNCPRELLDEATTMTPGLGSPTMAPLADDRWVAVRAMVSRKDAPAIMDRLAAVGAKAILSSDIRACRL; from the coding sequence ATGCTGCGTGTGGCTGTGCCCAACAAGGGCACGCTGGCCGGACCCGCATCCGAGATGCTCGCGGAAGCCGGGTACCGGCAGCGCCATGAGCAGCGGGACCTGACCGTCCTCGACGCCGTCAACGACGTCGAGTTCTTCTTCCTGCGGCCGAAGGACATCGCCATCTACGTCGGGTCCGGCGAGCTGGACCTGGGGCTGACCGGCCGCGACCTGGCCCTGGACTCCGGCGCGCCCGTCGAGGAGGTGCTGGCGCTGGGCTTCGGCGGGTCGACCTTCCGCTACGCCGCCCCGGCCGGCCCGCGCGAGTGGACCCTGGCGGACCTGGAGGGCAAGCGGATCGCCACCTCCTACCCGAAGCTGGTCGCCGATGACCTGGCCCGGCACGGGGTGAGGGCCGAGGTGATCCGGCTCGACGGCGCGGTGGAGATCTCCATCCAGCTCGGCGTCGCCGACGCCATCGCCGACGTGGTCGGCTCCGGGCGCACCCTGCGCCAGCACGGGCTGACCGCCTTCGGCGAGCCGATCTGCAAGTCCGAGGCGGTCGTGATCGAGCGCCGCGGCTCGGACCAGCAGCAGGCCAAGGACCAGCTGATCGCGCGGCTGCAGGGCGTGGTGTTCGCCCAGCAGTACGTGATGCTGGACTACAACTGCCCCCGCGAGCTGCTCGACGAGGCCACCACGATGACGCCCGGCCTGGGCTCGCCGACCATGGCGCCGCTGGCCGACGACCGCTGGGTGGCGGTGCGCGCCATGGTGTCCCGCAAGGACGCCCCGGCGATCATGGACCGGCTCGCGGCCGTCGGGGCCAAGGCGATCCTGTCCTCCGACATCCGCGCCTGCCGCCTCTGA
- a CDS encoding VOC family protein has protein sequence MAVVVPGKTPPRWELYEGMPCWIELITTDLERAREFYAGVFDWEYRTHSDPVAGEHVIALREGFPVASLRAASGDQSTWRLYLASADCAATAEQAQQLGATLTVPPNRVPGLGTKTALVGPSDAEFGLLQPEESWQFDVGLPGTLMWAELVTIKAQTADTFFQSLFGYTAEQFGTDNRSDYSVWYLGEESVLARVSMIREFITASTRPHWLIYLGVDPDVGTDELVRTAVALGGRVRVDPYDSSSGRVAVLRDPTGARFAVIDPTQAGEYGTAANYDPYED, from the coding sequence ATGGCTGTCGTGGTACCGGGGAAGACCCCACCGCGGTGGGAGCTCTACGAGGGGATGCCCTGCTGGATCGAACTGATCACCACGGACCTGGAGCGGGCCCGTGAGTTCTACGCGGGCGTGTTCGACTGGGAGTACCGGACGCACTCCGACCCGGTGGCCGGCGAGCACGTGATCGCGCTGCGGGAGGGCTTCCCGGTGGCCAGCCTGCGCGCCGCCTCCGGCGACCAGTCCACCTGGCGGCTGTACCTGGCCAGCGCGGACTGCGCGGCCACCGCGGAGCAGGCGCAGCAGCTGGGCGCGACGCTGACCGTGCCGCCGAACCGGGTCCCGGGGCTGGGCACCAAGACCGCGCTGGTCGGGCCGTCGGACGCCGAGTTCGGCCTGCTGCAGCCCGAGGAGTCCTGGCAGTTCGACGTCGGGCTGCCGGGCACCCTGATGTGGGCCGAGCTGGTCACCATCAAGGCGCAGACCGCGGACACCTTCTTCCAGTCGCTGTTCGGCTACACCGCGGAGCAGTTCGGCACCGACAACCGCTCGGACTACTCGGTCTGGTACCTCGGTGAGGAGTCGGTGCTGGCGCGGGTGAGCATGATCCGCGAGTTCATCACCGCCAGCACGCGCCCGCACTGGCTGATCTACCTCGGGGTGGACCCGGACGTCGGCACCGACGAGCTGGTCCGCACCGCGGTCGCGCTGGGCGGGCGGGTCCGGGTGGACCCCTACGACTCCAGCTCCGGGCGGGTCGCCGTGCTGCGGGACCCGACCGGCGCCCGCTTCGCGGTGATCGACCCCACCCAGGCCGGCGAGTACGGCACCGCGGCCAACTACGACCCCTACGAGGACTGA
- a CDS encoding phosphoribosyl-ATP diphosphatase codes for MKTFDELFAELQERARTRPEGSSTVAALDAGVHAQGKKVLEEAGEVWLAAEHESDEQLAEEISQLLYRLQVIMLGRGLTLQDVYRYL; via the coding sequence GTGAAGACCTTCGACGAGTTGTTCGCCGAACTGCAGGAACGCGCCCGCACCCGACCGGAGGGCTCGTCGACGGTGGCCGCGCTCGACGCCGGGGTCCATGCCCAGGGCAAGAAGGTGCTCGAAGAGGCCGGCGAGGTGTGGCTGGCCGCCGAGCACGAGTCCGACGAGCAGCTCGCCGAGGAGATCTCGCAGCTGCTGTACCGGCTCCAGGTCATCATGCTGGGGCGCGGGCTGACCCTGCAGGACGTGTACCGCTACCTCTGA
- a CDS encoding RecB family exonuclease, with translation MAEPVAPAADAALQDRETRRPALSPSRASDFKQCPLLYRFRAVDRLPETPTRAQVRGTVVHSVLERLFALPAEQRDPERARALLAPAWAELREQQPELAELFDGPDDPELERWLASASALLDAYFELEDPQRLQPEACELRVETELDSGVLLRGFIDRVDVAPTGEVRLVDYKTGAAPREIGEAKALFQMKFYALVLWRTRGEVPRQLLLMYLANKQRLAYTPDETELRRFERTLEAIWQAILRAGKTGDFRPNPSRLCDYCDHKPLCPAFGGTPPPYPGWPEPDPGVETVLDRTD, from the coding sequence ATGGCGGAACCGGTGGCACCAGCAGCAGACGCAGCGCTCCAGGACCGCGAGACCCGACGTCCGGCCCTGTCGCCGTCCCGCGCCAGCGACTTCAAGCAGTGCCCACTGCTGTACCGCTTCCGCGCGGTGGACCGGCTGCCGGAGACGCCCACCCGGGCGCAGGTGCGCGGCACCGTGGTCCACTCGGTGCTGGAACGGCTGTTCGCGCTGCCCGCCGAGCAGCGCGACCCGGAGCGGGCGCGCGCCCTGCTCGCCCCGGCGTGGGCGGAGCTGCGGGAGCAGCAGCCGGAGCTGGCCGAGCTGTTCGACGGGCCCGACGACCCCGAGCTGGAGCGCTGGCTGGCGTCGGCGAGCGCACTGCTGGACGCCTACTTCGAGCTGGAGGACCCGCAGCGGCTGCAGCCGGAGGCCTGCGAGCTGCGGGTGGAGACCGAGCTGGACTCCGGGGTGCTGCTGCGCGGCTTCATCGACCGGGTCGACGTCGCGCCGACCGGCGAGGTCCGGCTGGTCGACTACAAGACCGGGGCCGCGCCGCGGGAGATCGGCGAGGCCAAGGCGCTGTTCCAGATGAAGTTCTACGCGCTGGTGCTGTGGCGCACCCGCGGCGAGGTCCCGCGCCAGCTGCTGCTGATGTACCTGGCCAACAAGCAGCGCCTGGCCTACACGCCGGACGAGACCGAGCTGCGGCGCTTCGAACGGACCCTCGAGGCGATCTGGCAGGCGATCCTGCGCGCGGGCAAGACGGGCGACTTCCGCCCGAACCCGAGCCGGCTGTGCGACTACTGCGACCACAAGCCGCTGTGCCCGGCCTTCGGCGGCACCCCACCGCCCTACCCGGGCTGGCCCGAGCCGGACCCGGGCGTGGAGACGGTTCTCGACCGCACCGACTGA